The following coding sequences are from one Virgibacillus necropolis window:
- the racE gene encoding glutamate racemase, giving the protein MNQAIGVIDSGVGGLTVAHELMRQLPKEKLLYVGDTLRCPYGPRSEQEVKRFTWEMVNFLLEKKIKMLVVACNTATAFTLNELQEHLDIPVIGVINPGARAAINATKNMHIGVIGTDGTIRSKAYPEALLNIHSEIHINALACPLFVPLVEKGILQGETTLQIVSETLEPMKKNNHIDTLILGCTHYPLIKDTIQQVIGDHVSIISSSEETARESSAILEYHEILCKDDRIPYHQFYTTGELATFKKITQRIFQSSEDKVQTVVIEHATIT; this is encoded by the coding sequence TTGAATCAAGCTATCGGAGTCATTGATTCAGGTGTTGGAGGATTAACCGTTGCACATGAATTAATGCGACAATTACCTAAAGAAAAACTACTGTATGTAGGCGATACATTAAGATGTCCCTATGGACCTAGGTCAGAACAGGAAGTGAAAAGATTCACCTGGGAAATGGTGAACTTTTTGCTGGAAAAGAAGATCAAAATGTTAGTAGTAGCTTGTAATACAGCTACCGCATTCACACTAAATGAATTACAAGAACATTTAGATATCCCAGTCATCGGTGTTATTAATCCAGGTGCGCGCGCAGCAATTAATGCTACTAAAAACATGCACATTGGTGTTATTGGAACAGACGGAACAATTCGTAGTAAGGCCTATCCAGAAGCGTTATTAAATATTCATTCAGAGATTCATATAAACGCATTAGCTTGTCCGTTATTTGTGCCATTGGTGGAAAAGGGAATTTTACAAGGTGAAACTACATTACAAATTGTTTCAGAAACGCTAGAACCAATGAAGAAAAATAATCATATCGATACCCTTATACTTGGATGTACCCATTATCCACTAATAAAAGATACCATCCAACAGGTTATCGGTGACCATGTTTCGATCATTTCATCAAGTGAAGAAACAGCCCGTGAATCCAGTGCAATTTTAGAATACCATGAAATATTATGTAAAGATGATCGGATTCCTTATCACCAATTCTATACTACTGGCGAACTTGCCACATTTAAAAAGATTACACAACGTATATTCCAAAGCTCGGAAGATAAAGTTCAAACAGTAGTTATCGAACACGCCACTATTACTTAG
- the sdhA gene encoding succinate dehydrogenase flavoprotein subunit: MSNKKVVVVGGGLAGLMATIKAAEAGVNVDLFSIVPVKRSHSVCAQGGINGAVNTKGEGDSTSIHFDDTLYGGDFLANQPPVKAMCDAAPSIIHMLDRMGVMFNRTPEGLLDFRRFGGTQHHRTAYAGATTGQQLLYALDEQVRRYEVEGLVTKYESWEFLGAILDDEGVGKGIVGQDIKTHEIKSFPSDAIIMATGGPGIIFGKSTNSMINTGSAASILYQQGAKYANGEFIQIHPTAIPGDDKLRLMSESARGEGGRVWTYKDGEPWYFLEEKYPAYGNLVTRDIATREIFDVCVNQKLGINGENMVYLDLSHKDPKELDVKLGGIIEIYEKFVGEDPRKVPMKIFPAVHYSMGGLWVDFDQMTSIPGIFAAGECDYSQHGGNRLGANSLLSAIYGGLIAGPNAINYIDGLETHVEDMSSELFDKKQKEEQDKFEALMKMNGDENAYQIHKELGEWMTDNVTVVRHNDKLLKTDEKIKELLERWEKININDTSRWSNQGVMFTRQLKNMLQLARVITLGAYNRNESRGAHYKPEFPERNDEEFLKTTIARFDKAKNAPVLTYEEVDTSLIEPRLRDYSKKH, from the coding sequence ATGAGTAATAAAAAAGTTGTTGTTGTAGGCGGTGGACTTGCCGGGCTTATGGCAACGATTAAAGCAGCTGAAGCAGGTGTTAATGTAGACCTGTTTTCTATCGTACCTGTAAAACGTTCTCACTCTGTATGTGCCCAGGGCGGTATAAACGGTGCTGTAAATACAAAAGGTGAAGGGGATTCCACTTCCATTCACTTTGACGATACACTTTATGGTGGGGACTTTTTAGCAAATCAACCACCTGTAAAAGCAATGTGTGACGCGGCACCAAGTATCATACATATGTTGGATCGTATGGGAGTTATGTTTAACCGTACACCAGAAGGATTGCTTGATTTCCGTCGCTTTGGCGGTACACAGCATCATCGTACAGCATATGCAGGGGCAACTACAGGACAACAATTATTATATGCACTTGACGAACAGGTTCGTCGTTACGAAGTGGAAGGATTAGTTACGAAGTATGAAAGCTGGGAATTCCTTGGGGCAATTCTTGATGATGAAGGCGTTGGAAAAGGTATTGTAGGACAAGACATTAAAACACATGAAATAAAATCTTTCCCCTCAGATGCAATTATAATGGCTACTGGTGGTCCAGGAATTATCTTTGGTAAATCAACGAACTCAATGATTAATACTGGTTCAGCAGCAAGTATTTTGTATCAGCAAGGAGCAAAATATGCAAACGGAGAATTTATCCAAATTCACCCAACAGCAATTCCTGGGGATGATAAGCTCCGATTAATGAGTGAATCAGCACGTGGTGAAGGCGGACGTGTGTGGACATACAAAGATGGAGAGCCATGGTACTTCTTGGAAGAAAAATATCCTGCTTATGGAAATCTAGTTACTCGTGATATTGCTACACGTGAAATTTTTGATGTTTGCGTGAATCAAAAATTAGGCATTAACGGTGAAAACATGGTTTACCTGGATTTATCACATAAAGATCCAAAAGAATTGGATGTTAAACTTGGTGGTATTATCGAAATCTATGAAAAATTTGTTGGAGAAGATCCTCGTAAAGTTCCAATGAAGATTTTCCCGGCGGTTCATTATTCGATGGGCGGACTTTGGGTTGATTTTGATCAGATGACTAGTATTCCTGGAATATTTGCAGCAGGAGAATGTGATTATTCTCAGCATGGTGGAAACCGTCTAGGTGCTAACTCATTATTATCAGCTATTTACGGTGGTTTGATTGCAGGACCAAATGCAATAAATTACATTGATGGACTTGAAACACATGTTGAAGATATGTCGTCTGAACTTTTTGACAAAAAACAAAAAGAAGAACAGGATAAATTCGAAGCCCTTATGAAGATGAATGGCGATGAAAACGCGTATCAGATCCATAAAGAACTTGGGGAATGGATGACAGATAACGTTACGGTAGTTCGTCACAACGATAAATTACTAAAAACAGACGAAAAAATTAAAGAACTTTTGGAACGATGGGAAAAGATTAATATTAATGATACTTCTCGTTGGAGTAACCAGGGTGTTATGTTTACTCGACAACTGAAGAATATGCTTCAATTAGCACGTGTTATTACACTTGGTGCTTATAATCGTAATGAAAGTCGTGGTGCACATTATAAACCAGAATTCCCTGAACGAAATGACGAGGAATTCTTAAAGACTACGATTGCACGATTTGATAAAGCAAAGAATGCTCCAGTATTAACATATGAAGAAGTAGACACTTCTTTAATTGAACCTAGATTACGGGACTATAGTAAAAAACATTAA
- a CDS encoding acyl-CoA thioesterase produces the protein MKSIAYIEDMKSWRETFSFSVPIKIRFSETDMFGHVNNVSPFIYFEEARIEFLKSQALFDNNDEDCIPVAADLQCDYLQQLFFNDKLEIYVKVNYIGNTSMDIHYMGINQEDKICLTGRGRLVYVSPKTGKPVPLSEQMKGNLIHM, from the coding sequence GTGAAATCCATAGCTTATATTGAAGATATGAAGTCTTGGAGGGAAACGTTTTCCTTTTCTGTTCCAATTAAAATTCGTTTTTCCGAAACAGATATGTTCGGTCATGTAAATAATGTTTCGCCGTTTATATATTTTGAGGAAGCGCGGATTGAATTTTTAAAATCGCAAGCTTTATTCGATAATAATGATGAAGATTGCATTCCAGTGGCCGCTGATTTACAATGTGATTATCTTCAGCAACTATTTTTTAATGATAAATTAGAAATTTATGTTAAAGTGAATTATATTGGAAATACTTCTATGGATATTCACTACATGGGAATTAATCAAGAAGACAAGATTTGTTTAACTGGTAGAGGCAGATTAGTCTACGTTAGTCCAAAAACTGGAAAACCTGTCCCGCTGAGTGAACAGATGAAAGGTAACTTAATACATATGTAA
- a CDS encoding helix-turn-helix domain-containing protein translates to MKDNDYKPKQLLTKREKEVFELLVQDKTTKEIAQELFISEKTVRNHISNAMQKLGVKGRSQAVLELIRMGELKL, encoded by the coding sequence TTGAAAGACAACGACTACAAACCAAAACAATTACTAACAAAAAGGGAAAAGGAAGTCTTCGAACTACTTGTACAGGACAAAACAACTAAGGAAATTGCCCAGGAATTGTTTATTTCTGAAAAAACTGTCCGAAATCACATATCAAATGCAATGCAAAAACTAGGAGTCAAAGGGCGATCACAAGCTGTGCTAGAGCTTATTCGTATGGGCGAATTAAAGCTCTAA
- the sdhB gene encoding succinate dehydrogenase iron-sulfur subunit, with amino-acid sequence MAEEKTVTFIITRQDSPDSAPYKETFNLPYKQNMNVISGLMEIRRNPINADGEKTTPVYWDMNCLEEVCGACSMVINGTARQSCTALVDQLEQPIHLEPMSTFPIVRDLIIDREQMFDALKQIKGWVPIDGTHDLGPGPRMPEKKRQWAYELSKCMTCGVCLEACPNVNDKSDFIGPAALSQARLFNAHPTGDMNASDRLEGLMQDGGISGCGNAQNCVEVCPKGIPLTTSIAAMNRATNIQAFKNFFGSDNAY; translated from the coding sequence ATGGCTGAGGAAAAAACAGTTACATTTATTATAACTCGACAAGACAGCCCAGATTCTGCTCCTTATAAGGAAACATTTAATCTTCCTTATAAACAAAATATGAATGTTATCTCTGGGTTAATGGAAATAAGACGAAATCCTATTAATGCGGATGGGGAAAAAACTACACCTGTTTATTGGGATATGAACTGTTTGGAAGAAGTTTGTGGTGCCTGTTCAATGGTTATTAACGGAACTGCACGCCAATCATGTACGGCACTGGTTGATCAATTGGAACAACCAATTCATCTAGAACCAATGTCCACATTTCCAATTGTTCGTGATTTGATTATAGATCGTGAACAAATGTTTGATGCATTAAAACAAATTAAAGGGTGGGTACCAATTGACGGTACACATGATTTAGGACCTGGACCTCGTATGCCAGAGAAGAAACGTCAATGGGCATATGAATTATCAAAATGTATGACTTGTGGGGTTTGCTTAGAAGCCTGTCCAAATGTGAATGACAAGTCAGACTTTATCGGACCAGCCGCTCTATCCCAAGCCCGTTTGTTTAATGCACATCCAACAGGAGACATGAATGCAAGTGATCGCTTGGAAGGACTTATGCAAGATGGAGGAATTTCTGGATGTGGTAATGCACAAAACTGTGTGGAAGTATGTCCTAAAGGTATCCCATTAACAACATCAATTGCTGCTATGAATAGAGCAACAAATATTCAAGCATTTAAAAATTTCTTTGGTAGTGACAACGCATACTAG
- a CDS encoding NUDIX domain-containing protein, with the protein MAKHNNEQEALNHYDSNDYITPDGYTSDIAVFTIISKKNNEKTKEPDNKELKIMLIRRASYDSEGEPNIEANKWALPGGFTDGMKRETAMQAAERELEEETGIKGIFLKHFGVYDAFGRDKRGWIISNAHYAIVPEQKLIKRKAADDADDVRLFTIGEALHLELAFDHWKIISDAVRLIERDLIETTIAKNFLPEAFTLSELQRVLLTVSDNPRITSKSVFFAKVPKLPFVEKVYDREGNLKKTERNSFRPSQLYTFNDVDIVKSIWE; encoded by the coding sequence GTGGCAAAACATAACAATGAACAAGAAGCACTTAATCATTATGATTCAAACGACTATATTACTCCAGATGGGTATACGAGTGATATTGCTGTATTTACCATCATTTCAAAAAAAAACAATGAAAAAACAAAGGAACCGGATAATAAAGAGCTGAAAATTATGTTGATAAGAAGAGCTTCATACGATTCAGAAGGTGAACCAAACATTGAAGCAAATAAATGGGCACTTCCGGGTGGGTTTACCGATGGAATGAAAAGGGAAACAGCAATGCAAGCAGCGGAAAGAGAATTAGAAGAAGAAACGGGTATAAAAGGGATATTTCTTAAGCATTTTGGTGTATACGATGCATTTGGAAGAGACAAACGCGGCTGGATTATTTCCAATGCGCATTATGCCATCGTTCCGGAGCAAAAGTTAATAAAAAGGAAGGCGGCGGATGATGCAGATGACGTTCGACTGTTTACGATAGGAGAAGCGTTACATTTGGAATTAGCATTTGATCACTGGAAAATAATTTCAGATGCGGTAAGGTTAATAGAAAGAGATTTGATTGAAACAACGATAGCAAAAAATTTCTTGCCCGAAGCGTTCACTCTATCTGAGTTACAGCGTGTATTGCTAACTGTTTCAGATAATCCGAGAATAACCAGTAAATCCGTCTTCTTTGCGAAGGTTCCTAAGTTACCATTTGTAGAAAAGGTTTATGACAGGGAAGGGAATTTGAAAAAAACAGAAAGGAATTCATTTCGCCCCTCCCAACTGTATACGTTTAATGATGTAGACATTGTAAAATCCATTTGGGAGTAA
- the nadD gene encoding nicotinate (nicotinamide) nucleotide adenylyltransferase, with product MFEKGAKVGIYGSSFDPVTNVHLWTASTVAHRKKLDFIIFLPSSDKRRDKQLQTGDAHRSEMVQLAIRENSKFMLDTYEFQALPGKHYTYYTMEYLKDILPDAELYFIMGADLLVDIAAGEWMMAEELIRSNQFIIMARNNIDMLGTIAKSPLLRNYDDGRFQLLDKGLSMEISSTYIREELSRGGEPRYLLPTSCYNYIKNHHLYHNKSSKIKE from the coding sequence ATGTTTGAAAAAGGTGCAAAGGTGGGAATATACGGTTCCTCTTTTGACCCGGTAACAAATGTTCATTTATGGACGGCATCCACCGTGGCGCATCGGAAAAAGCTGGACTTTATCATTTTTCTGCCTTCATCGGATAAAAGAAGGGATAAGCAATTACAAACCGGAGATGCCCATCGATCGGAAATGGTACAGCTGGCAATTCGAGAAAATTCGAAGTTTATGCTAGATACGTATGAATTTCAGGCACTGCCAGGCAAACATTATACTTATTATACCATGGAATATTTAAAAGATATCCTGCCTGACGCGGAACTCTATTTTATTATGGGAGCAGATTTGCTGGTCGATATAGCTGCCGGCGAATGGATGATGGCGGAAGAATTAATTCGTTCGAATCAATTTATTATTATGGCTCGCAACAACATCGATATGTTGGGAACGATTGCGAAATCTCCTTTATTGCGTAATTATGATGACGGTAGATTCCAACTCTTGGATAAAGGACTATCCATGGAAATTAGTTCTACCTATATAAGAGAAGAGCTTTCTCGCGGCGGGGAGCCAAGATATTTGTTACCAACAAGTTGTTACAATTATATTAAAAATCATCATTTATATCATAATAAGAGCTCAAAAATAAAGGAGTGA
- a CDS encoding nicotinate phosphoribosyltransferase, translating into MMSTDDSLALHTDLYQINMAETYWEDKVHNRKAVFDLYFRKLPFGNGFALFAGLERIIDYIKNFQFSASDLTYLKEELGYGDEFLEYLKLVRFNGNIRSVREGEVVFGNEPVLRVEAALAEAQLVETALLNIVNYQTLIATKAARIKQVVNEQPLMEFGTRRAQEMDAAIWGTRAAFIGGFDATSNVRAGKLFGIPVSGTHAHAMIQAYKNEYTAFKKYARSHRDCVFLVDTYDTLKSGVPNAIKVAKELGDNINFEGIRLDSGDMAYYSKEARKMLDEAGFNETKIYASNDLDESTIISLQAQGAKIDAWGVGTKLITAYDQPALGAVYKLTAIENENGEMVDTIKISGNPEKVTTPGKKKLYRIVNMSNNHAEGDYVTLENEHPNEEEKLKMFHPVHTYISKFVTDFKAVNLHQDIFKDGNLIYQNPTLYEMKAYAKEQLNLFWDEYKRTTNPEEYAVDLSQKTWDNKMDNISEVREKVKVMVEND; encoded by the coding sequence ATGATGTCTACAGACGATAGTTTAGCACTGCATACAGATTTATACCAAATAAATATGGCAGAAACGTATTGGGAAGATAAGGTACACAACCGAAAAGCGGTTTTTGATTTGTACTTTCGAAAATTACCGTTTGGAAATGGATTTGCCTTATTTGCAGGATTGGAGAGAATTATAGATTACATTAAAAACTTTCAATTTAGCGCATCAGATTTAACCTATTTGAAAGAGGAACTGGGATATGGTGATGAATTCCTGGAATACCTGAAATTAGTACGATTTAACGGGAATATTAGATCAGTAAGAGAAGGGGAAGTGGTGTTCGGAAATGAACCAGTGCTTCGTGTGGAAGCAGCGTTAGCGGAAGCACAATTAGTGGAAACAGCTCTTCTTAATATTGTTAACTATCAAACATTAATTGCTACGAAAGCAGCTAGAATAAAACAAGTAGTCAACGAACAGCCGCTTATGGAGTTTGGGACAAGAAGAGCACAAGAAATGGATGCAGCCATTTGGGGAACAAGAGCGGCATTTATTGGTGGATTTGATGCAACAAGTAATGTAAGGGCGGGTAAATTATTTGGTATTCCTGTATCAGGTACGCATGCTCATGCTATGATCCAAGCATATAAAAATGAATATACAGCATTTAAAAAATATGCAAGAAGTCACAGGGATTGTGTATTTCTGGTAGACACCTACGATACATTGAAATCCGGTGTCCCCAATGCCATTAAAGTAGCAAAGGAATTAGGGGATAACATAAATTTCGAGGGTATTCGTTTGGATAGTGGAGATATGGCATACTATTCAAAAGAAGCTCGTAAAATGCTGGATGAGGCAGGATTTAATGAAACGAAGATATATGCTTCCAATGATTTAGATGAATCTACGATTATTAGTTTACAAGCACAAGGAGCAAAAATTGATGCTTGGGGAGTTGGGACTAAACTCATAACCGCATATGATCAACCAGCGTTAGGTGCTGTGTATAAACTGACAGCTATTGAAAATGAAAACGGGGAAATGGTCGATACCATTAAAATATCCGGCAACCCCGAAAAAGTAACCACTCCTGGAAAGAAGAAGTTGTATCGTATTGTAAACATGAGCAATAACCATGCGGAGGGTGATTATGTCACATTAGAAAATGAACATCCAAATGAAGAAGAGAAACTGAAAATGTTCCACCCAGTACACACCTATATTAGTAAATTTGTTACGGATTTCAAAGCCGTAAATCTGCATCAAGATATATTCAAAGATGGAAATTTAATCTATCAAAATCCAACCTTATACGAGATGAAAGCCTATGCGAAAGAACAACTAAACCTGTTCTGGGATGAATACAAGCGAACCACAAATCCGGAAGAATATGCGGTTGATTTAAGCCAAAAAACCTGGGACAACAAGATGGATAACATAAGTGAGGTTAGAGAAAAAGTAAAGGTGATGGTAGAAAATGACTAA
- a CDS encoding cysteine hydrolase family protein: MLKKVLLNIDYTYDFVADDGALTCGKPGQDIEDSIVNITERFIENGDYVVFAVDKHTEGDKYHPEMELYPPHNIAGTKGRELYGKLKDVWERNKDNENVYWMDKTRYSAFVGTDLDLKLRERQIEEVHVVGCCSDICVLHTAVDAYNRGYRIVVHEDGVASFNQTGHEWALKHVETCLNAKVV; encoded by the coding sequence ATGTTAAAGAAGGTTTTGTTAAATATCGACTATACGTATGATTTTGTTGCGGACGATGGTGCATTAACCTGTGGGAAACCAGGTCAGGATATTGAAGATTCTATTGTGAATATAACGGAAAGATTCATTGAAAATGGCGATTATGTGGTTTTTGCTGTTGATAAGCATACGGAAGGGGATAAATATCATCCGGAAATGGAATTGTATCCTCCGCATAACATTGCTGGAACTAAAGGCAGAGAACTATACGGAAAACTAAAAGACGTATGGGAAAGAAATAAAGATAATGAAAACGTCTATTGGATGGATAAAACAAGGTATTCCGCATTTGTTGGAACGGACTTGGATCTGAAACTTCGTGAAAGACAAATCGAGGAAGTACACGTTGTAGGATGCTGCAGCGATATATGTGTTCTTCATACCGCTGTAGACGCGTATAATCGTGGCTATCGCATCGTTGTTCATGAAGATGGAGTTGCCAGTTTTAATCAAACTGGCCATGAGTGGGCGTTAAAACATGTTGAAACTTGTTTAAATGCAAAAGTCGTTTGA
- a CDS encoding succinate dehydrogenase cytochrome b558 subunit: MAGRSEFNYRRLHSLLGVIPIGIFLIQHLVVNHFAAYGEESFNKAAHVLESLPFKLLLETVIIYLPILFHAILGVYIVFVAKNNVKRYGFFRNWMFYIQRITGIITLVFLAWHIWETRIQIGMGNAEANFTLMEGILTNPFMFWFYIIGVISTTFHFANGLWSFLVSWGITQSPRSQKIATYATLIVFLGLSYLGVRSLIAFAYGV, translated from the coding sequence ATGGCGGGACGTAGCGAGTTTAATTATCGCAGATTACACTCATTACTTGGGGTAATTCCCATTGGGATCTTTTTGATTCAACATTTAGTTGTGAATCATTTTGCCGCGTATGGTGAGGAAAGCTTTAATAAAGCAGCACATGTATTAGAGAGTTTACCATTTAAGCTACTATTAGAAACAGTTATTATATACCTACCAATTTTGTTTCATGCAATCTTAGGAGTGTATATTGTATTTGTTGCGAAAAACAATGTTAAAAGGTACGGATTCTTCCGTAACTGGATGTTTTACATTCAGCGTATAACTGGAATTATCACACTAGTTTTTCTTGCTTGGCATATTTGGGAAACGCGTATACAGATTGGAATGGGAAATGCTGAAGCGAATTTCACTTTAATGGAGGGCATTTTGACAAATCCTTTCATGTTTTGGTTCTACATCATTGGAGTTATTTCAACCACATTCCACTTTGCTAATGGTTTATGGAGCTTCTTGGTATCATGGGGTATTACTCAGTCACCTAGATCTCAAAAAATTGCTACATATGCAACACTAATTGTCTTTTTAGGTTTAAGCTATCTAGGTGTAAGATCTTTAATTGCCTTTGCCTATGGCGTTTAA
- a CDS encoding potassium/proton antiporter, whose protein sequence is MIHEILESNQFIFLVALLLIVSVLVTKFSTRLGVPSLVLFIGVGMLVGSDGLNFIYFDNAKIAQLIGVLALIIILFEGGLQTKWSTIKPVLPSATILATIGVLVTSLVVGVAAKYILDLSWLEGILVGSIVGSTDAAAVFSVLKGKNIKGNVKSTLEAESGSNDPMAMFLTLSVIQLITQEQSGIWMLIGTFFWQMGLGLVLGLIIGKVGSISINRINLDSSGLYPLFGIAFAFLTYSITSLVGASGLLAVYITALVIGNLDLTYRHSILRFNEGFAWMAQILMFVILGLFVFPTELFTFTNIVNGLLISVILIFVARPIAVFLNLIKSPYHFKEKLFLSWAGLRGAVPIVLAIFPMLAELENSQIMFNAVFFVVLTSTLVQGSTITYMTRKLGLEGEAKTEPIHTLELISIGKTNVEMVEYYVTKKNTIIGQTLEELVLPDNSLINAIIRDGNIITPNGQTTIKEKDTLYILASRKSKSKLKALLEKEINDASTSNEGND, encoded by the coding sequence ATGATTCATGAAATATTGGAATCAAATCAATTTATTTTTTTAGTAGCGTTATTGTTAATAGTCAGTGTTCTTGTAACCAAATTCTCTACGCGTCTCGGTGTCCCTTCCCTCGTTTTATTTATAGGAGTAGGTATGCTGGTTGGGAGTGACGGGTTAAATTTTATATACTTTGATAATGCGAAAATCGCGCAATTGATTGGTGTTTTAGCATTGATAATTATCCTCTTTGAAGGTGGTTTGCAAACGAAATGGTCAACAATCAAACCGGTATTACCTTCAGCCACAATTCTGGCAACCATAGGCGTTTTAGTAACCTCTCTTGTAGTTGGAGTTGCTGCAAAGTATATCCTCGACTTATCCTGGTTAGAAGGTATTTTGGTTGGATCTATCGTAGGTTCAACAGATGCTGCAGCGGTCTTCTCTGTTTTGAAAGGAAAAAACATCAAAGGGAATGTTAAGTCTACACTCGAAGCAGAATCAGGATCAAATGACCCAATGGCAATGTTTTTAACCCTATCCGTAATACAGCTTATTACACAGGAACAATCTGGTATATGGATGCTTATAGGGACGTTTTTTTGGCAAATGGGACTTGGACTCGTCCTCGGTTTAATCATCGGCAAGGTGGGTAGTATATCGATTAACCGAATTAATTTAGACTCAAGTGGACTATATCCTTTATTCGGAATCGCATTTGCATTTTTAACATACAGTATTACATCATTAGTTGGCGCCAGCGGTTTACTTGCGGTATATATAACTGCGTTAGTTATTGGTAATTTGGATTTGACTTACCGACACTCCATTCTCCGTTTTAATGAAGGTTTTGCATGGATGGCACAAATTTTAATGTTTGTCATTCTTGGCCTATTTGTATTCCCCACAGAATTATTTACATTTACGAACATTGTTAATGGTTTATTAATTTCTGTGATATTAATTTTTGTTGCAAGACCAATTGCAGTCTTCTTAAATTTAATTAAATCACCATACCATTTTAAAGAAAAACTATTTTTATCTTGGGCTGGTTTACGCGGGGCTGTACCAATTGTTCTAGCTATTTTCCCTATGTTAGCAGAACTGGAAAATAGCCAAATCATGTTTAATGCTGTATTTTTCGTTGTTCTAACCTCAACACTTGTGCAAGGATCAACAATAACTTATATGACAAGAAAATTGGGTCTAGAAGGCGAGGCTAAGACGGAGCCAATACACACATTAGAACTGATTTCAATAGGTAAAACAAACGTAGAAATGGTCGAATATTACGTTACAAAAAAAAATACAATTATTGGTCAAACCTTAGAGGAGTTAGTACTACCAGACAATTCACTAATAAATGCTATAATTAGAGATGGTAATATTATTACACCTAATGGACAGACAACAATAAAAGAAAAAGACACTTTATATATATTAGCTTCGCGCAAAAGTAAATCAAAACTGAAGGCCTTATTAGAAAAAGAAATAAATGATGCATCTACTTCTAATGAAGGCAACGATTGA
- a CDS encoding MarR family winged helix-turn-helix transcriptional regulator → MENSVTTTAAIADAEKSLRYIAGAIKQNGRKILNNYSITSPQFIALQWLLEEGDLTIGELSNKNGLAFSTTTDLVDRMEKNELVERVRDLNDRRVVRIHVLEKGNTIIHEVIKKRQEYLGEVLTNFSMEETETLNRLLAFLHEQMKSVNEK, encoded by the coding sequence TTGGAGAATAGTGTAACAACTACTGCAGCAATTGCTGATGCTGAAAAAAGCCTTCGTTATATAGCTGGAGCTATTAAGCAAAATGGGCGTAAAATATTAAATAATTATTCTATTACCTCACCCCAGTTTATCGCTTTACAATGGTTATTAGAAGAAGGTGATTTAACGATTGGTGAGTTATCAAATAAGAATGGGTTAGCTTTTAGCACCACAACAGATTTAGTAGATCGTATGGAAAAAAATGAATTAGTTGAACGTGTCCGTGATTTAAACGATAGACGGGTTGTGCGTATTCATGTTTTAGAAAAAGGAAATACGATTATCCATGAAGTTATTAAGAAACGACAGGAATACCTAGGAGAAGTGTTAACGAACTTTTCGATGGAAGAAACGGAGACCTTAAATAGATTATTAGCTTTTTTGCATGAGCAAATGAAATCTGTAAATGAAAAATAA